One part of the Patescibacteria group bacterium genome encodes these proteins:
- a CDS encoding S8 family serine peptidase — protein MRKSVTSFLILSSLVLSGVFFRSTYLTQAADPKDPYYFYQWYLPKIGAELAWDKISASPNITIAVIDSGVQIDHPDLKDNIWLNTREIPGNGLDDDKNGFIDDTQGWDFIENKADPRPKFSPGWTESGISHGTIIAGIIAAVGQNQQGVAGVTWRAKLMPLRVLDDRGEGRLGDVVRAVDYAVNNGADVINLSFVSFNYSEALQAAIRRAYQAGVIVVAAAGNEQSAGSGYNTDKDPIYPACYDGEHGENMVLGVAATDALDQKAKFSSYGYNCVDIAAPGVSFFSTITKGGNPNDSDKLYDGFWSGTSMAAPIISGTIALMEEINPDLSRQEIIDILFNSATDISQLNPAYPGQLGHGRVNAALAVEVARERLFTKSGKILITPVKNNNKLAIVNNNGAIFKELPLNEKGRISLIAGDVNGDGQDEIILAPGQGSEPVVKIFNANGKLLKQLLVADKSFRGGISVASGDVDGDGQDEIVTISATSGSSQLKIFNYQGQLKKQFFVDSKKYRGGFNLAVGNLDGAGNAEIVVAYGAGARPILKIFNYQGKLQGEFMPYDKNFKGGIKVAIANIDGRNNHNKQEIIVAPGPGTLPIVKVYDNHAKLKLKFEAYNSNWQGGVNIAAGDLNSDGRAEIITAAYPGAAPHVRTFNSKGELIDSFYAYEEKFNGGVNVGFIKLNN, from the coding sequence AAATCAGTAACATCTTTTTTAATATTATCCAGCTTGGTTTTAAGCGGCGTCTTTTTTCGTAGCACCTACCTGACTCAAGCAGCTGACCCCAAGGATCCTTACTATTTCTATCAATGGTATCTGCCTAAGATCGGCGCGGAGTTAGCTTGGGACAAGATTAGCGCCAGTCCGAATATCACTATCGCTGTGATTGACTCCGGGGTGCAGATTGACCATCCTGATTTGAAAGATAATATCTGGCTCAATACTCGAGAAATTCCTGGCAATGGCTTAGATGATGACAAGAATGGTTTTATCGACGATACCCAGGGTTGGGATTTTATTGAAAATAAAGCTGATCCCCGGCCTAAATTCAGTCCCGGGTGGACGGAATCAGGCATATCCCACGGTACTATTATCGCTGGTATTATCGCTGCCGTCGGTCAGAATCAGCAAGGAGTGGCCGGCGTGACTTGGAGGGCTAAGCTGATGCCGCTTCGAGTCTTAGATGACCGCGGTGAAGGCCGCTTGGGTGATGTGGTGAGAGCGGTCGATTACGCGGTGAATAATGGAGCAGATGTAATCAATCTGAGTTTTGTCAGCTTTAATTACAGTGAAGCCTTGCAAGCGGCTATCAGACGCGCCTATCAAGCAGGCGTTATCGTGGTCGCGGCAGCCGGTAATGAACAATCAGCCGGCAGTGGCTATAACACCGACAAGGATCCGATCTATCCGGCTTGCTATGACGGTGAGCACGGGGAAAATATGGTTTTGGGAGTAGCAGCCACCGACGCTTTGGATCAGAAGGCAAAATTTTCCAGTTACGGCTATAATTGCGTCGATATCGCCGCTCCAGGCGTGAGTTTTTTTAGTACCATCACTAAAGGTGGTAACCCTAACGATTCTGATAAGCTCTATGATGGCTTCTGGTCCGGAACCTCGATGGCCGCGCCGATAATTTCCGGCACGATTGCCTTAATGGAGGAAATTAACCCCGATCTGAGTCGACAGGAGATTATCGATATCCTGTTCAATTCCGCTACCGATATCAGCCAGCTTAACCCCGCCTATCCAGGGCAGTTGGGCCACGGCCGGGTTAATGCGGCCCTAGCGGTGGAAGTGGCCAGGGAAAGGCTATTTACTAAATCAGGTAAGATCCTGATTACGCCGGTGAAGAATAATAATAAATTAGCGATTGTTAATAATAACGGAGCAATTTTCAAGGAGCTACCCTTGAATGAGAAGGGCCGGATTTCCTTGATAGCTGGCGACGTCAACGGCGATGGCCAGGATGAGATCATTCTGGCGCCGGGCCAGGGAAGCGAGCCGGTAGTCAAGATATTTAATGCTAACGGCAAGCTGCTCAAGCAGCTTTTGGTGGCTGATAAAAGCTTTCGGGGCGGAATCAGCGTCGCGAGCGGCGATGTCGATGGTGACGGGCAGGACGAGATTGTTACTATTTCAGCCACTAGCGGTTCGAGCCAGCTGAAGATTTTTAATTATCAAGGACAATTAAAGAAGCAGTTTTTCGTCGATAGCAAGAAATATCGGGGAGGATTCAATCTGGCCGTCGGTAATCTAGATGGTGCCGGCAATGCGGAAATCGTGGTCGCTTATGGCGCCGGAGCCAGGCCGATCCTGAAAATCTTTAATTACCAAGGCAAGCTGCAGGGAGAATTCATGCCTTATGATAAGAATTTTAAGGGAGGAATAAAGGTGGCGATTGCTAATATTGATGGCCGCAATAATCATAATAAGCAAGAAATAATCGTGGCCCCTGGGCCAGGAACTTTGCCGATAGTCAAGGTTTATGACAACCATGCCAAGTTGAAGCTAAAATTCGAAGCTTATAACTCTAATTGGCAGGGAGGAGTCAATATCGCTGCTGGGGACTTAAATAGCGACGGCCGGGCGGAAATAATCACAGCCGCTTATCCTGGAGCCGCCCCCCATGTCCGGACTTTTAACAGCAAGGGCGAATTGATTGATTCTTTCTATGCCTATGAAGAGAAATTCAACGGCGGAGTCAATGTCGGCTTTATCAAATTAAATAATTAG
- a CDS encoding NAD-dependent epimerase/dehydratase family protein yields MPQKIIFDKKNVLVAGGAGFIGSHLCDELIKTCKVICIDNFSSSSEKNIDHLLANPDFVFINHDLSEPLDLEALPELKKFKIEFQGLQEVYNLACPISPRRFLENRLNILLANSFVVKHLLDYTVKYEAKFLQFSSSVVYGNRQTSQNLQVKEEDLGLVDNLSERSAYDEGERFAETMVFNYRQIYGIDAKIVRVFRTYGPRMELNDDQMIPDMVLNALNNQDLVIFGGPEFSSSFCYIDDIIDGALKVMNSALNGPINLGSDVDIKLADLAAMIIAAAGSQSKIVHAETKLFMSELLLPDIHKARNELNWMPVVTLENGIKKTVFALRANTQLRGLDG; encoded by the coding sequence ATGCCTCAAAAAATTATTTTTGACAAGAAAAATGTCCTGGTGGCCGGTGGTGCCGGCTTCATCGGCTCTCATCTGTGTGATGAGCTGATCAAGACCTGCAAAGTGATCTGTATCGACAATTTTTCTTCCAGCAGTGAAAAGAATATCGATCATCTTCTAGCTAATCCGGATTTCGTTTTTATCAACCATGATCTATCCGAACCCTTAGATTTAGAGGCTTTACCAGAGCTTAAAAAATTCAAGATCGAATTCCAGGGCTTGCAAGAGGTATATAATTTAGCCTGTCCGATCTCGCCCCGGCGCTTCCTGGAAAATCGCTTGAATATCCTCCTGGCTAATTCTTTTGTCGTGAAGCATTTGTTAGATTACACTGTTAAATATGAGGCCAAGTTTCTGCAGTTTTCCTCCTCGGTAGTCTATGGCAATCGCCAAACTAGCCAGAATCTTCAGGTAAAAGAAGAGGATTTAGGGCTTGTGGATAACCTATCGGAACGCAGCGCCTACGACGAAGGCGAACGTTTTGCCGAGACTATGGTCTTTAACTATCGCCAGATTTACGGGATAGATGCCAAGATAGTCAGGGTATTTCGGACATACGGGCCTCGGATGGAGCTTAATGATGACCAGATGATTCCCGATATGGTCCTTAATGCTCTTAACAACCAGGATCTAGTCATTTTCGGCGGTCCGGAATTTTCTTCTTCTTTCTGCTATATCGACGATATTATCGACGGTGCTCTTAAAGTCATGAATTCTGCGCTTAATGGCCCGATTAACCTCGGCTCTGATGTCGATATAAAATTAGCGGACCTAGCGGCCATGATTATTGCCGCCGCCGGTTCGCAATCTAAAATCGTTCACGCTGAAACTAAGTTATTTATGAGCGAGTTGCTCTTGCCGGATATCCACAAGGCTAGGAACGAATTGAACTGGATGCCGGTGGTGACTTTGGAAAATGGTATCAAAAAAACCGTGTTTGCTCTTAGAGCCAATACCCAGCTTAGAGGCCTAGATGGCTAG
- a CDS encoding GerMN domain-containing protein, producing the protein MKKLLIFSLFISLFITSACASPKRENVQIQEKMKVKAFFSNNTLDPEISCQKVFPVEREVAKTPAVARVALSELLAGVTPAEKEAGFFTSLNPEIKIQSLTIENGVARVDFSKQLEAGVGGSCRVSAIRAQIISTLKQFPSVEEVIISIDGRSEDILQP; encoded by the coding sequence ATGAAAAAGCTTCTTATTTTCAGTCTCTTTATCTCGCTTTTTATCACTAGCGCCTGCGCTTCGCCAAAGCGTGAGAATGTCCAGATTCAGGAGAAAATGAAGGTGAAAGCTTTTTTTAGTAATAATACATTAGACCCGGAGATCAGTTGCCAAAAGGTTTTCCCGGTGGAGCGGGAGGTGGCTAAGACCCCAGCCGTTGCTAGAGTTGCCTTGTCAGAGCTGCTAGCTGGGGTGACGCCAGCGGAAAAAGAAGCCGGTTTCTTCACCAGCCTTAACCCCGAGATCAAGATCCAGTCCCTAACTATTGAGAACGGAGTAGCTCGGGTGGATTTTAGCAAGCAACTTGAGGCAGGGGTGGGTGGCTCTTGCCGCGTGTCAGCGATCCGCGCGCAAATCATTTCTACCCTCAAACAATTTCCTAGCGTAGAAGAAGTTATCATTTCTATCGACGGGCGCAGCGAAGATATCCTCCAGCCCTAA